The stretch of DNA CTGTTTCATGCTACTCAAAACTGGCTGGTCAGGTGCTATCTCACTGAGGCCCAGCATTTGACTCGTCTTTCGTTCCCCAGGGGCATGGGTGGGTGTGGAAGGCACAagcaaggcactggaacagagcACCAGTTCCCCTATTGCTGTTGCTGTGGAAGATGAACCCCAGCTTGTGCCTGGAGCCATTGTACAGGTACTGACTCCCATGCCTATGGACCCCAGCCATTGCTTCTGCTCACATCTCCCCTTCTCTTCTGACTTGCTTCCTGTGAGGGATATCTCTAAGGGAAAGCATGACACTGCTTTGGGAGAGCTGATTCCAGTTCTTTGTGTCTGCTACAAGCCCTCTTGCACCCGGGGTGGACTCCCTGTATTTTGCATTCTCAGTGGgcttatttttgctgttttctagTCTGACTTCCCAGAGCTGATCCTGActgaggaggagaagcagctcctggagaaAGAAGGTGTTACATTACCAACCTGTCTGCCACTGACCAAAGTGAGTCCTCACTAGAACCAAGCAGATCACTCAAATGTGTCTGGTAGTGTAGTTGAGACTACAGGCCAGTGCCTTGATGAGAATATTGTTGGCCAGATGCTGTGTTCAGGGAAATGTTCATCTGGGCTTGAtgtccttctcctccttttgAGTCCAGGGTGTTCTCCATGCGCACAGCAGCTTCTGTCTGCTGTCAGTCTCCCTACTCATGGCTGTTTGCAGGAGGCAGTTACACCACAAATGCCTCCAgctattttttcctgcttgccTTTTCCTTTCCGGCTTGTGAGCCGTGTGCTTTTCACTTCCCTTAGGTATGCCTTACTTTTGCTACGTCATGGAAGCTGCTGACTGCATCAGCAGGCCTGGGTTTGCCTTGCAGTTTATTCAGTGTTGTGGGAAGGGCCTCTTGGGCTGGGCACTGAGATGTATGCACAGCCTGAGAGAGATGTCAACACCCTGAGATTGCTATTAATGAAATGATCCTTGCAGGCTGAAGAGCGAGTTCTGAGGAAAGTGCGTCGTAAGATTCGGAACAAGCAAGCAGCTCAGGATAGTCGTCGCCGGAGGAAGAACTATGTGGATGGCCTGGAAAACAGGTATGATCACAGCAGTGTCATCCAGCACTGAGGGGACCCGTGTGTTCTTTTAGGGGTCCTTGGCAGAATGATGATGGCACTTAATTGTAATTTCAATCAGAACTTCATTTTCCCATCATGTTACAATTAGCAACAGCAAGGATTTATGATTAGATTGGCACAGTTTTTCTACAAGCAGAATCAATATAGTACAGTCTATAAGCAGTGTAGTACAGGATTTATTATGCAACTTAACTTACAATTTCTAATGACTTGCATTCTAATACACCTTAACTTACAATTTCTAGTCACCTGTGCCCTCTGCAGATTGGATCAGATCTTAATAGACAGTTCTGTGTATTGATATAATGATCATAACATAGATTCAGAAATCATACAAAGGGTGCTAGTCTCTCCCTCCGTCATGGGAGGAAGCAGGCAATGGTAGATGTGTCCCTGAGCAGAGGGACTGAGCTGTCTAGCAGAAATTTTACTCCCAAGGTGTCCCTTAGGACTTTCTAATTGCTTGATATTGTGGACAGTGCACTCTGTGCTGTTGTGCTTCCCTGCTCTGTGATAGGGCTGTCAGCaacacagagctggctgtgtgTCTGCAAACTTCAAGGCCAGTAAGGGAAGGGCCTGGTGCCCCGGGACTTTCAGGCTCGtatggaggagaaaaagaaatctgtttgtTTTAGTACTTGGTGCACAGGACCTTCAGTGCCTGATAACAATGGGAAAGGAATGAATACATGACCTGGTGGGTCACAGAatggcttcttccctcctgcGTGGCCTTAGTTGTGCTGACCACATTTCCAGGTCTGGGAACGGGGGTGCCTGTCgtgagctgctgtgctgtttgGCTGCTGGCTCATGCCACCCTGAGCAGAAAGTGAGGCTAGCCCTGTGAGCCAGCAGCTCTCTACAGAGGGTTTGGAACATCAGGGTAAAGCCTGCCTGGTGCTGTTGTGTGTGGAGATGGCTCAGAGCTTGCTCTGATTAAGCCAGATAGCCAATCTGCTGGGTTGAATGTGTTTTCCAGGTCAGGCTAGTTAGTCATGCAGCCTAATGTCACAGATCTACAGGGCTAGTGTGCCACTAGGAGTGAGCATCCATAGGGGTTAGTcaactgcttctctgcaggaCTGGCACAACTTCATGCCTCCCCATATCTGGTATGAGGTGGTGCTCTCTGGGCTTTCCTGCAGGTGATACCAGGTGGACCTCAGGACCAATTTTGTATGCCCCAGCCACGCAAAGGTAGTGACTGATGCGAAGGCTCTACTGTTGACCAACAAAATCTCTCTGTTTTTCCAATTGCCTCTTGTCCTTCCTGGGAAGGGTGGCAGCCTGCACAGCTGAAAACCATGAACTGGAGAAGAaggtgcagcagctgcagaagcagaacATGTGAGTTTGTCTTGTTGGGTTTGGCAAGAGTTGTGGTGGGGAAGGCTCTTCCTCTTCTCAGGACTGAGGCCTATCCCTGGCTACAGAGGGTGGAGGGAAGTGTGTAGTTCTAGGTCCAGCTGCTGTGCTAACCTGCATTTCCTGTTCTCCTGCAGGTCACTGCTCAGGCAGTTGCAAAAACTGCAGGCTTTGGTGAGACAGTCCGCCCCCAAAACTACCAGAAGAACAACCTGTACCATGGTAAGTGGCTTTGGCCCCAGTGTCTGTGGAGGAGTCTCTGCTGTCCTCACAAGTTTGGAAGAGAGGCATTCAGTGATGCTTGTCCACGTCTGCTGAGATCTGTGCTGATCTTTCTGTTTCCAGATCGTGGTTCTTTCTTTCTGCCTCGTTCTGTCCCCCAGCATCCACTTGCCCAGGagtgcagagccacagcaggaGCTCAAGGGTGAGTGCCCAGATTGTGGCTGAGGTGCCCAGGTTGGAGCTGAGGTGTAGCTCCTGGTGAAGCACAGCACCTTCCCCAAAGACAGCCTGAACTCAGGGGCATTTCCAGCTCAGCATCCCCTTGCCTGGGGTGACCACTAGGTTTGGCTTGCTGTCTCGCCCCAGCTCTGGACTCTTCCTCAGCCCTGTTTGCAGAGATCTGCCTGGAAGCAGGGCCCTCTGCCAGGGGCGGTGCAAGGACAGGAGAGTTCCGGTCTGTCTTGGAGCACAAACTGTGCTTGTGCCTGGCAGCTGTGCAGCATCCTCTCCCCGCCTCCCCTGGGAAGAGGAAGTTCTGGTTAAACAGTTTATCCTCTCTCCTGGGCTCTGTGATGGCTCCATGCTCAGCATGGGAGGGTGGGAGGCTGGAAATGACAGTTGGCTCTACCTCTCTTACAGTGCTGTCACGGCAGATCCGAGAGTTTCCGAGCCACGGAGCACCTGATGTGCAGCATGACACTGAGCTGGAGGACTTCAGCCCAGAGCCTGGAGACCCCTTGCTGTCGGTCAACCTCAGTCAGTCATGGGAAGAGGGACAGAGTCCACTTAACTCCGATCCCAGATCTTTCAACAGCAACTCATCCTCTGACCCTCCGCCAGCAGCAGGCTCCGAGCCAGGCCCGCCCCAGAGTGACCCTTTGccaggagcagtgctggtgccGTGGAAATCCAAGGGTCAGGAGTGGGTGGAGCACCCTGACAGAGTTCTCATCCAGCAGCACCATGCCAATGAGATGTGATCAATGCTGCATCCTGCTCCTTGGGATGATACTGGGCATCCcgtggggcagggacagagctgcacTAACAGATTATCTATCCAAGCAGTTTCTCCTGAATACTCTCCTGATTGCCAGCAACTCAGAGGGTTCACCAGGGAGGAATCATTCTGACATTTTTATCAGTCTCCATCTGAGATGGGACAGGAAATTCTGAGAAGTTCACTGTAGCTGCTCATGGGGCTTGCAGCCTAGAGTGCACCTGCTGGCTTGTGGGGATGGGCTGTGGCAGGGAGGGTGGTGGCAGTTGGGCTGAGGTGCCAGTACTTGGTCTGACTGGATGCAGTTGGCAGTGGAGGCCACTGCCCTGCTTCTTCACTGCCCAGCTGGAGATGAACAGGCACTTCTTAGTCTGTGTTGTGGCCCCAAACACATGTCCCATGTCAGTGCCCCTTAATCCTGCAGTACTGTGGGATTTCTAAGTGTGAGGGAGCAAGTTGACCTTCAGTGCTCTCACAGGAGtactcctgcctgctgctgcgACAGACCCAGCATGTCGCCTGTTCCTGCTAGCTTTTGAGCCAtggccacagctcccagcctggctaGAGAAGGTAATGTGGAGTCCTTCCTGAGCCTTGTGTGCTGTTTGCCTACTGTAAGGGCTGAGCCTTTCATCTCCTGCAGGCTTCTGGTCTTCTGGGAGCAGGCATGCTGTGAGCCAGACTGCTGAGGCAGCATGTTCAGAGAGCAGCCGAGCTGCTAACACTTCTCAAGGCTTTCCTGCCCACAGGACAGTTTCAAAGCCATGTCCTTGTGTGCCAAGCCTTGCTGTGCTGGCTGGTGATGCAGTCAATGGTTCTGGGCTGAACAGAAACACTTTGAGCTGGTGAGCAGTGTCTTTGCCAGAGTGCAGCTTAGTGGTACTTGTAGAGATCTCCTTTATCCTACTGCAGGATATTCCCTGTAGTcatatagaatggtttgggttggaagggccctCTAAAAGTCGTCTAGTCCAGTTCCCCTGCAATAAGTAGGGATAGCGTCAAATTGGATCAGAATAATAATGAATAGCTTCCTTATTAATAGAGtccaaataaatattaatgGTGTGTGACTGTGTCCTCTGGTTGTTTCGGCGAGGTGCTGGGCTGCTGGGTGAAAGCTGGGGGCTGTacctggggctgggagcctTGTGGGAGAAACCCAGAGCAGTCCCCCTCAGATGCATGCAGGGGAAGTCCGCGTGGCTCTGGCTGTGCAGAGGGGCTTGTTGTGGCACAGCGTGGGtttgcagggctgctgctctgctctcaccCCTCTTCAGGGTGCGAAAGCACTCTTGGAGAAGAGTGTATGTGGTGagcacccagcacccaccaCGCACACGCCAGCCCCCAGTGCTGCGGAAGCGAGCAGCTTCCCCCGGAGGAAGTGTGAGGAGTTGGTGTCAGCCTCCACTGCTGCTTTCGTAATGGGGAGCTGCACAATCGCAGGAagtggagcagagccagggtgCTGCAACAGCCAGCGGGTGGGCCTTGCCTGCTGTGAAATTGCTAAATTCAGGCTTGTCCCCGGGTCTGGTTGGGTTCACTGGGTCCACAGGAGGCACTGGCAGACCCTTgagctcaggctgcagagcccATTGTAGGGTTTTGaggcacagcagctcagcaaggCAATGGGTGCAGGAAGCTTCACACTTGCATCCCACCCAGGGAACAAAAACAAGGTATGAGACAACATTGTGGCAGGAGAGGAGACAGCCAAGGAGAGGCTCACCCAGGGCTTCTGCTTCAGGACAGGTAGCAGCATGCTCCCA from Poecile atricapillus isolate bPoeAtr1 chromosome Z, bPoeAtr1.hap1, whole genome shotgun sequence encodes:
- the CREB3 gene encoding cyclic AMP-responsive element-binding protein 3, with product MSSPEELDALADMDLLDFLLKDDAPCPEIPGEQNGLLEDWGLPMPELLDKEMDDFISSLLRPLEDEPDRLSYLPANNDSSISEDRHLSHSNFASRDIVQVDHNYSLHQDWPALESVRSDIAGDVTIELGAWVGVEGTSKALEQSTSSPIAVAVEDEPQLVPGAIVQSDFPELILTEEEKQLLEKEGVTLPTCLPLTKAEERVLRKVRRKIRNKQAAQDSRRRRKNYVDGLENRVAACTAENHELEKKVQQLQKQNMSLLRQLQKLQALVRQSAPKTTRRTTCTMIVVLSFCLVLSPSIHLPRSAEPQQELKVLSRQIREFPSHGAPDVQHDTELEDFSPEPGDPLLSVNLSQSWEEGQSPLNSDPRSFNSNSSSDPPPAAGSEPGPPQSDPLPGAVLVPWKSKGQEWVEHPDRVLIQQHHANEM